From Paenibacillus sp. GP183, one genomic window encodes:
- a CDS encoding transposase, which translates to MNSITQGTNIKKQFPSSALLCSWAELLPGHNESAKKKEIFQSQIGNKYLKSALIEAAHSVAASKNYLGAMYRRTAARNGKKEQQ; encoded by the coding sequence TTGAACTCTATCACACAAGGGACTAATATTAAGAAGCAGTTTCCCAGTTCTGCGCTTTTATGTTCATGGGCAGAACTGTTACCTGGACATAACGAAAGTGCAAAAAAAAAGGAAATCTTCCAAAGCCAAATCGGAAACAAATATCTGAAATCTGCTTTAATCGAAGCAGCACATTCCGTTGCAGCTTCAAAAAACTATCTCGGTGCCATGTACAGACGTACAGCAGCACGAAATGGTAAAAAAGAGCAGCAGTAA
- the groL gene encoding chaperonin GroEL (60 kDa chaperone family; promotes refolding of misfolded polypeptides especially under stressful conditions; forms two stacked rings of heptamers to form a barrel-shaped 14mer; ends can be capped by GroES; misfolded proteins enter the barrel where they are refolded when GroES binds): MAKEIKFSEDARRAMLRGVDALANAVKVTLGPKGRNVVLEKKFGSPLITNDGVTIAKEIELEDAFENMGAQLVKEVATKTNDVAGDGTTTATVLAQAMIREGLKNVTAGANPMVIRKGIEKAVKAAVEELQRIAKPIEGKQSIAQVAAISAADDEVGQLIAEAMEKVGKDGVITVEESRGFITELEVVEGMQFDRGYVSPYMITDTDKMEAILENPYILITDKKISNIQEILPVLEKVVQSGKQLLIIAEDIEGEAQATIIVNKLRGTFTCVAVKAPGFGDRRKAMLQDIAALTGGQVITEELGLELKSTTPDQLGSARQIRVTKENTIIVDGAGDKKDIGARIKQIRSQLEETTSDFDKEKLQERLAKLAGGVAVIKVGAATETELKERKLRIEDALNATRAAVEEGIVSGGGTALVNVYSAVAAVDVSGDEKTGVNIVLRALEEPVRTIASNAGQEGSVIVERLKKEAVGVGYNAATGEWVNMFEAGIVDPAKVTRYALQNAASVAAMFLTTEAVIADKPEKDKGGMPDMGGMGGMGGMGGMM, from the coding sequence ATGGCAAAAGAAATTAAATTCAGTGAAGACGCACGCCGCGCAATGCTTCGTGGGGTCGACGCTCTTGCTAACGCAGTAAAAGTAACACTCGGTCCGAAGGGCCGTAACGTAGTTCTTGAGAAAAAATTCGGAAGCCCGCTTATCACGAACGATGGTGTGACCATTGCGAAGGAAATCGAGCTTGAAGATGCTTTTGAAAACATGGGCGCTCAGCTGGTTAAAGAAGTAGCAACCAAAACAAACGACGTAGCCGGTGACGGTACGACAACTGCAACGGTTCTTGCCCAAGCTATGATCCGTGAAGGTCTGAAAAACGTAACTGCAGGCGCGAACCCGATGGTTATCCGCAAAGGGATCGAGAAAGCCGTTAAAGCAGCAGTAGAAGAGCTTCAAAGAATCGCGAAGCCTATTGAAGGTAAACAATCGATCGCTCAAGTCGCTGCTATCTCCGCAGCTGACGACGAAGTAGGCCAACTGATTGCCGAAGCTATGGAAAAAGTAGGCAAAGACGGTGTGATCACAGTTGAAGAGTCCCGTGGATTCATCACCGAGCTCGAAGTAGTAGAAGGTATGCAGTTCGACCGTGGCTACGTTTCCCCTTACATGATCACAGACACAGATAAAATGGAAGCCATTCTGGAAAATCCATATATTCTGATCACAGATAAGAAAATCTCCAACATCCAAGAAATCCTTCCGGTTCTGGAAAAAGTGGTTCAATCCGGCAAGCAGCTTCTGATCATTGCTGAAGATATTGAAGGCGAAGCACAAGCTACGATCATCGTGAACAAGCTTCGCGGCACATTCACTTGCGTAGCTGTAAAAGCTCCTGGCTTCGGTGATCGCCGTAAAGCTATGCTGCAAGACATCGCTGCTCTGACTGGCGGTCAAGTGATCACTGAAGAGCTCGGCCTTGAGCTGAAATCCACGACACCTGATCAATTGGGAAGCGCGCGTCAAATCCGTGTAACCAAAGAAAACACCATCATTGTGGATGGCGCTGGCGACAAAAAAGACATCGGCGCACGCATCAAGCAAATTCGCTCACAGTTGGAAGAAACAACTTCCGATTTCGATAAAGAAAAGCTTCAAGAACGTCTTGCCAAGCTTGCTGGCGGTGTAGCTGTCATCAAGGTTGGAGCTGCTACCGAAACTGAGCTGAAAGAGCGCAAGCTTCGCATTGAAGATGCTTTGAACGCTACTCGCGCAGCGGTTGAAGAAGGAATCGTATCCGGCGGGGGCACAGCCCTTGTGAACGTCTATAGCGCTGTTGCAGCAGTAGATGTATCTGGTGACGAGAAGACAGGTGTAAACATCGTTCTACGCGCTCTGGAAGAGCCTGTACGCACGATTGCTTCCAATGCAGGTCAAGAAGGCTCCGTTATTGTTGAGCGTCTTAAGAAAGAAGCTGTAGGCGTAGGCTACAACGCAGCTACCGGCGAATGGGTTAACATGTTCGAAGCAGGTATCGTAGATCCGGCTAAAGTAACCCGTTACGCGCTGCAAAACGCAGCATCTGTAGCGGCTATGTTCCTTACAACCGAAGCGGTTATCGCTGACAAGCCTGAGAAAGACAAAGGCGGCATGCCAGATATGGGCGGCATGGGCGGTATGGGTGGAATGGGCGGTATGATGTAA
- the groES gene encoding co-chaperone GroES, giving the protein MIRPLGDRVIIEAIAKEETTASGILLPETAKEKPQEGKVVAAGAGVLKDGVRVPLEVQEGDRIIFSKYAGTEVKYEGRELLILRESDILAVLA; this is encoded by the coding sequence ATGATCAGACCGTTAGGTGATCGCGTAATCATTGAAGCTATTGCGAAAGAGGAGACTACTGCAAGCGGCATCTTGCTGCCAGAGACTGCAAAAGAAAAACCGCAGGAAGGCAAAGTTGTTGCTGCGGGAGCAGGCGTTTTGAAGGATGGAGTGCGTGTTCCGCTTGAAGTCCAAGAAGGCGACCGTATCATTTTCTCCAAATATGCAGGCACTGAAGTGAAATACGAAGGACGCGAACTGTTGATCTTGCGCGAAAGCGATATTCTCGCTGTATTAGCCTAA
- the tatC gene encoding twin-arginine translocase subunit TatC yields the protein MSTNDEMSLVDHLGELRKRIMWILLVLVAGMIAGLICARPLIRYMKSIPPASGISWSVFSPWDALKLYMNFGLAIGLLVTLPVIFYHLWAFVRPGLRPIEQKASIIYIPGAFVLFLAGLAFGYFVVFPLAFHFTSSISKSLDINELYGAAQYFSFMFNIIIPLSIVFELPVLVMFLTKIRLLNPKRLQKFRRYAYMLMVILSTVITPPDAISAIMVAIPLIVLYEIGVLLSSRIYRKQQNQDAAWEQEYGAK from the coding sequence ATGTCTACGAATGATGAAATGTCTTTGGTGGATCACCTCGGTGAGCTCCGCAAAAGGATTATGTGGATTTTGCTCGTACTCGTGGCCGGTATGATCGCCGGTCTAATCTGTGCGCGGCCGCTGATTCGCTATATGAAAAGCATCCCGCCTGCAAGCGGCATCAGCTGGAGTGTATTTTCACCCTGGGATGCGCTTAAGCTGTATATGAATTTCGGGCTGGCGATTGGCCTGCTGGTCACTTTGCCGGTGATCTTTTACCATCTGTGGGCATTCGTAAGGCCGGGGCTTCGTCCCATCGAGCAAAAAGCGTCAATCATCTATATCCCGGGCGCCTTTGTGCTGTTTCTGGCTGGCCTGGCTTTCGGGTATTTTGTTGTGTTTCCGCTGGCTTTTCATTTCACCTCCTCCATCAGCAAAAGCCTGGATATTAACGAGTTGTATGGGGCTGCTCAGTATTTTTCTTTTATGTTCAATATCATCATTCCGTTATCGATTGTGTTTGAATTGCCGGTTCTCGTGATGTTCCTTACGAAAATAAGACTGCTCAATCCAAAGCGCCTGCAGAAATTTCGACGCTATGCGTACATGCTGATGGTCATTCTGTCGACTGTGATTACACCGCCGGATGCCATCTCAGCGATAATGGTCGCTATTCCCCTCATTGTTCTGTACGAGATCGGGGTGCTCTTATCGTCCAGGATCTACAGGAAGCAGCAAAATCAGGACGCTGCATGGGAACAAGAATACGGAGCCAAATAA
- a CDS encoding twin-arginine translocase TatA/TatE family subunit gives MLQNIGFSEILLIGIVALILFGPQKLPEIGKMVGKTLNEFRKSARGLLEEVKTEPPREAPAELVEKLPSSEPVVVPSELPARADTASDAPTEVKPEPSPPRSDPRRLPD, from the coding sequence ATGCTGCAAAATATTGGCTTCTCTGAAATATTATTAATCGGTATTGTTGCGCTCATTCTGTTTGGACCGCAGAAGCTGCCGGAAATCGGCAAAATGGTCGGTAAAACGTTGAATGAGTTCAGAAAAAGCGCGCGCGGACTGCTTGAAGAGGTGAAGACAGAGCCGCCAAGAGAAGCTCCTGCCGAACTGGTGGAGAAGCTGCCTTCATCTGAACCGGTGGTTGTTCCCTCAGAGCTTCCAGCGCGAGCAGACACAGCTTCGGATGCTCCTACCGAGGTAAAGCCTGAGCCGTCTCCTCCGAGAAGCGATCCAAGGCGTCTGCCGGATTGA
- a CDS encoding molybdopterin-binding protein encodes MKHETMLREVKVEDAVGMILPHDLTQILPGEFKGRLFRKGHQIQESDIPALLSIGKEHIYVMELQPGYLHEDEAALRMAEAIRGANVVLTEPNEGKVNLKSAIQGLAKLNKAFIDSVNAVDQLVLSTITTNSVVQAGQSIAATRVIPLIVEEAKVVGVELQARELQQEQVSLIEVKPFRKLRVGLITTGSEVFKGRIQDKFGPVVRAKVAALGSEVIDQHLAPDDSEMIVHHIRAYVEEGGVDLILLTGGMSVDPDDRTPGAIRQAGARIISYGTPMLPGSMLMMAYLGDIPVMGLPGCVMHDPYTSFDVLLPRVCAGEIITREDITNMGYGGLT; translated from the coding sequence ATGAAACATGAAACGATGCTGCGCGAAGTGAAGGTTGAAGATGCGGTGGGCATGATCCTGCCGCATGATTTGACGCAGATTTTGCCCGGCGAATTCAAGGGCCGGTTGTTTCGTAAAGGACACCAGATTCAGGAGTCCGATATCCCGGCTTTGCTCAGCATAGGCAAGGAGCATATTTATGTGATGGAGCTGCAGCCCGGCTATCTGCACGAGGATGAAGCGGCCTTGCGCATGGCTGAGGCTATTCGCGGGGCGAATGTGGTTTTGACGGAGCCGAATGAAGGCAAAGTCAATTTGAAGTCGGCGATCCAGGGGCTGGCGAAGCTGAATAAAGCTTTTATCGACAGCGTGAATGCTGTGGATCAGCTGGTGCTGTCCACAATCACCACGAACAGTGTTGTCCAAGCAGGGCAATCGATTGCGGCTACTCGGGTGATTCCACTGATCGTCGAGGAAGCCAAGGTCGTGGGTGTTGAACTGCAAGCAAGGGAGCTGCAACAGGAGCAAGTGAGCTTGATCGAGGTCAAGCCGTTCCGCAAGCTGCGGGTGGGTCTGATCACCACCGGCAGCGAAGTGTTCAAGGGCCGCATTCAGGATAAATTCGGCCCGGTTGTAAGAGCGAAGGTCGCAGCGCTGGGTTCGGAGGTGATCGACCAGCATTTAGCGCCGGATGACAGTGAAATGATTGTTCACCATATTCGCGCTTATGTGGAAGAAGGCGGCGTGGATCTCATCCTGCTGACCGGCGGCATGTCGGTTGATCCCGATGATCGGACACCTGGAGCCATACGGCAAGCTGGTGCGCGCATAATCAGCTATGGGACACCGATGCTGCCAGGATCGATGCTGATGATGGCCTATTTGGGTGACATCCCCGTAATGGGATTGCCTGGATGCGTGATGCATGATCCGTATACTTCGTTTGATGTTTTGCTGCCGAGAGTGTGCGCGGGAGAAATCATCACGCGTGAAGACATTACGAACATGGGCTATGGCGGGCTTACTTAA
- the mog gene encoding molybdopterin adenylyltransferase: protein MRWKVAILTASDRGFRGEREDTSAQVIRELVEEELQGEVIEYRVVPDEMDEIMASLIEMTDYYQADLILTTGGTGLAPRDITPEATLQVVDRVAPGFAEAMRMYSMQKTPRAMLSRAVAGIRGRTLIINLPGSPKGVQENLMAIIDQLSHALGILTGSKEGDHPDET, encoded by the coding sequence ATGCGCTGGAAGGTTGCGATTCTTACCGCAAGTGACCGCGGTTTTCGAGGGGAACGGGAAGATACGAGTGCACAGGTAATCCGTGAGCTGGTGGAAGAGGAGCTTCAGGGCGAGGTCATCGAGTATCGGGTTGTTCCGGATGAGATGGATGAAATTATGGCCTCATTGATAGAGATGACGGATTATTACCAAGCCGATTTGATTTTGACTACTGGTGGAACAGGGCTTGCGCCTAGAGATATAACACCGGAAGCGACGCTCCAGGTTGTTGATCGTGTAGCTCCGGGATTCGCTGAAGCCATGAGGATGTATTCAATGCAGAAGACGCCGAGGGCTATGCTGTCACGCGCAGTTGCCGGCATTCGGGGGCGGACGCTGATCATTAATCTGCCTGGCAGTCCGAAGGGCGTTCAGGAAAATTTGATGGCGATTATCGACCAGCTGTCTCATGCCCTCGGCATCCTGACCGGCAGCAAGGAAGGGGATCATCCTGATGAAACATGA
- the moaC gene encoding cyclic pyranopterin monophosphate synthase MoaC, translating into MESTSDLTHFNEQGRARMVDVSDKAATKRSATATSIITMKSTTLELIKQGKLKKGDVLAVAQVAGIMAAKRTSEWIPMCHPIALTGVDIQFTDNGENELYIEATVRTTGPTGVEMEALTAVSAAALTVYDMCKAVEKDMVISSTMLLAKTGGKSGDFYRKETLS; encoded by the coding sequence ATGGAATCTACCTCTGATTTAACCCATTTTAATGAACAAGGACGCGCCCGCATGGTCGATGTCTCGGATAAAGCGGCAACGAAGCGTTCCGCCACAGCTACATCCATTATTACGATGAAAAGCACGACGCTGGAGCTTATCAAGCAAGGAAAGCTTAAAAAAGGCGACGTTCTGGCCGTAGCGCAGGTTGCAGGTATTATGGCCGCCAAACGAACTTCAGAGTGGATTCCCATGTGCCATCCGATTGCTCTGACCGGCGTTGATATTCAATTTACCGACAATGGTGAAAATGAGTTATACATAGAAGCTACTGTCCGCACGACCGGGCCTACAGGCGTAGAAATGGAAGCCTTGACCGCCGTATCTGCGGCCGCTCTAACCGTTTATGATATGTGCAAGGCTGTGGAAAAGGATATGGTGATCAGCTCTACGATGCTGCTCGCCAAGACAGGAGGTAAAAGCGGAGATTTTTACAGAAAAGAAACACTTTCTTAA
- a CDS encoding 5-formyltetrahydrofolate cyclo-ligase — translation MNIRERKIELRQEIEKKRALLTAEERSDKQRIINQKLVALAKERILPLTVFTYMPFRSEPDVTPFMEWCWKESIRVLLPRVIKETRSFVLHAVNGYGEIESNSWGIREPKVDLPMEDQILSISMILVPGLAFDTDLGRLGYGGGFYDRFMQLYSSRGLDRPYSVAAAFDVQVVPEVPVSWHDFRLDGLITESLNLQQPSR, via the coding sequence ATGAACATCCGAGAGCGAAAAATCGAGCTGCGCCAGGAAATCGAAAAGAAACGCGCATTACTGACCGCTGAAGAACGATCCGACAAGCAAAGGATCATTAATCAAAAGCTGGTAGCGTTGGCCAAAGAGCGGATATTGCCGCTAACCGTGTTTACCTATATGCCCTTTCGTTCTGAGCCGGATGTCACTCCTTTTATGGAATGGTGCTGGAAGGAAAGCATTCGTGTACTTTTGCCCAGAGTGATCAAAGAAACCCGCAGTTTCGTTCTGCATGCTGTTAACGGGTACGGCGAAATTGAGAGCAACTCATGGGGGATCAGAGAGCCCAAAGTGGACTTGCCAATGGAGGATCAAATTTTATCGATTTCGATGATTTTGGTGCCAGGGCTTGCTTTTGACACGGATTTAGGCCGTTTGGGTTATGGCGGAGGTTTTTATGACCGCTTCATGCAGTTATATAGCTCGCGCGGCCTCGACAGGCCATACTCGGTCGCCGCAGCTTTTGATGTGCAGGTTGTCCCGGAGGTTCCAGTTTCTTGGCATGATTTTCGGCTGGATGGCTTGATCACGGAATCCTTGAATTTGCAGCAGCCCAGTCGTTAA
- a CDS encoding ABC-F family ATP-binding cassette domain-containing protein, whose product MLLQVSNVSKGYGVRTILSQITLQIEDREKIGLVGVNGAGKSTLLQIIAGELSYDSGNLFKAKETKIGYLRQNSGLNTDKSIWDELLSVFTSLLDTEKELRELEMLMADPKLIEDEKLYESTMNRYAVKSEWFREHGGYEIEARIRGILHGMGFGQFSPSTPVNTLSGGQKTRLALAKMLLEEPDLLMLDEPTNHLDIPTLTWLESYLRSYPGAILVVSHDRYFLDALVTSIYEIERNSSRRYTGNYSRFIEIKEAEFEAQMKQFEKQQDEIAKLEEFVQRNIVRASTTKRAQSRRKTLEKMDRLDKPLGDLKRASFSFEIEQQTGKEVLQVEQLALSYEGQKRLLEDVSFQLKRGETAALIGPNGVGKSTLLKTLIGQHKQDRGSYKWGANVKIGYYDQEQTGLNPANSVLDEVWNQYPTLEEARVRTVLGNFLFSGEDVFKKVAALSGGEKARVSLAKLMLLNANVLILDEPTNHLDLYSKEVLESALMDYEGTLLFISHDRYFLNKMAESMLELTPYGITGYLGNYDDYVDKKAELAEIEAARLAKEAAKKAVGSHGAQASASATGGANAGKDAKREERSRQRKLEQLELDIARLEDEVAALEAELADPAVYNNYVLVQEKTTAAEHKKTELQGYYEEWEALLS is encoded by the coding sequence ATGCTTTTGCAAGTATCCAACGTGTCCAAAGGATATGGGGTTCGAACGATACTTTCCCAAATAACCCTGCAGATCGAGGATCGTGAGAAAATTGGTCTCGTCGGTGTGAACGGGGCGGGTAAATCCACGCTTTTGCAAATCATTGCCGGCGAGCTTTCCTATGACAGCGGGAACCTGTTCAAGGCCAAGGAAACCAAGATCGGATATTTACGCCAAAACAGCGGGTTGAACACGGATAAATCCATTTGGGACGAGCTGCTCAGCGTATTCACCTCTCTACTGGACACGGAAAAAGAGCTGCGAGAGCTGGAAATGCTTATGGCCGATCCCAAGCTCATTGAGGATGAGAAATTGTACGAATCGACAATGAACCGATATGCTGTCAAGTCGGAATGGTTTCGAGAGCATGGCGGGTATGAAATTGAAGCGCGTATTCGCGGGATTTTGCATGGAATGGGCTTTGGCCAATTCTCCCCAAGCACACCCGTGAACACACTCAGCGGCGGACAGAAAACCAGGCTTGCATTGGCTAAAATGCTGTTGGAAGAGCCGGACCTGCTCATGCTGGATGAGCCAACCAACCATCTGGATATCCCCACCCTTACCTGGCTGGAAAGCTACCTGCGCAGTTATCCGGGCGCGATTCTTGTCGTATCGCATGACCGCTATTTTCTGGATGCGCTGGTCACTTCCATTTATGAGATTGAACGGAACTCCTCACGCCGATATACGGGTAATTATTCCCGCTTTATAGAGATTAAAGAAGCCGAGTTTGAAGCGCAGATGAAGCAATTTGAAAAACAGCAGGATGAGATAGCGAAGCTGGAGGAGTTTGTACAGCGCAATATCGTGCGTGCCTCTACGACCAAACGGGCGCAAAGCCGCCGCAAGACGCTGGAAAAGATGGACCGTCTGGATAAGCCGCTCGGCGATTTGAAGCGCGCTTCCTTCTCCTTTGAGATTGAGCAGCAAACGGGCAAGGAAGTTCTGCAGGTCGAGCAACTGGCGCTCTCCTATGAGGGCCAGAAACGGCTGCTCGAAGACGTATCCTTTCAATTAAAGCGAGGTGAAACCGCAGCGCTGATCGGACCTAACGGTGTCGGGAAATCGACGCTGCTCAAAACACTAATCGGACAGCATAAGCAGGACCGGGGCAGTTACAAGTGGGGCGCGAATGTGAAGATCGGCTACTACGATCAGGAGCAAACCGGGCTGAACCCCGCTAACAGCGTGCTGGATGAGGTTTGGAACCAGTATCCGACTTTGGAGGAAGCGCGCGTTCGAACCGTTCTCGGCAATTTCTTGTTCAGCGGCGAGGATGTGTTCAAGAAAGTAGCGGCACTCAGCGGCGGGGAGAAAGCCAGAGTGTCTCTCGCCAAGCTGATGCTGCTAAACGCAAACGTACTGATTCTCGACGAGCCGACGAACCATCTGGATCTGTACAGCAAAGAAGTTCTGGAATCCGCGCTCATGGACTATGAAGGAACTCTGCTGTTCATCTCGCATGACCGATACTTTCTGAATAAAATGGCGGAAAGCATGCTCGAGCTGACACCGTATGGCATAACCGGCTATCTGGGGAATTATGACGATTACGTGGACAAGAAAGCCGAGCTTGCGGAGATCGAGGCAGCCCGCCTTGCAAAGGAAGCGGCGAAGAAAGCGGTCGGTTCGCATGGCGCGCAAGCAAGCGCCTCTGCAACAGGCGGGGCAAACGCCGGCAAGGACGCCAAGCGCGAAGAGCGCAGCCGCCAGCGGAAGCTGGAGCAGCTGGAGCTGGACATCGCCCGGCTGGAAGACGAAGTGGCCGCCCTCGAGGCGGAACTGGCCGATCCGGCCGTGTACAATAACTATGTGCTCGTCCAGGAGAAAACGACGGCCGCCGAGCACAAAAAGACCGAGCTGCAGGGCTATTACGAGGAGTGGGAAGCCCTCCTGTCTTGA
- a CDS encoding 2-isopropylmalate synthase: MENKRIRIFDTTLRDGEQAPGASLNPEEKIRIAKQLARLGVDTIEPGFPISSPGDFHAVQQISRELQTVEICGFARSIKADIDAAVRATQDAAQRRLHLFLSSSDIHLDFQLRKSRQQVVEMARTMVAYAKSRVDRIEFSPMDATRTGEEFLFEVLEAVIAEGATILNIPDTVGYAMPEEYGRMFRRVREGVRGGENVEYSAHCHNDLGLAVANSLSAIAAGVTHVEVTVNGVGERAGNCSLEELVMAIETRKETMGVETGIVTQEIFNTSRMISRIMHFPIAFNKPIVGRNAFQHEAGIHQDGLLKNRNTYEIMDPEKLGIPRSMIILGKHSGRHALKHRVTQFGIDLNTEELEELYIRFKAKADEQKVVTDDQLMELVGSTADGQKEAYTLVQMQVVSSSDRSRMASVTIRNNQTGEEHIYSATGDGPIEAIVNSLKQAIPMPVEFSDMELQSLSTGEKATGEAEVTITVNGQMYKNSSIDQDVLLAVAKAFVSACNQAVRVQKTAVLTKSATS, translated from the coding sequence ATGGAAAACAAACGCATTCGCATATTTGATACGACGCTCAGGGATGGAGAACAGGCACCGGGAGCATCGCTCAATCCGGAAGAAAAGATTCGCATTGCCAAGCAGCTTGCGAGGCTCGGTGTGGATACGATAGAGCCGGGATTTCCAATCTCGAGTCCTGGAGATTTTCATGCGGTTCAGCAAATTTCCAGAGAGCTTCAAACCGTTGAGATTTGCGGCTTCGCCAGATCGATCAAAGCGGACATTGACGCAGCAGTTAGAGCGACACAGGATGCAGCACAGCGCCGTCTGCATTTGTTCCTCTCTTCCTCGGATATTCATCTTGATTTTCAACTGCGCAAGTCCCGTCAGCAAGTCGTTGAAATGGCAAGAACCATGGTCGCCTACGCCAAAAGCCGCGTCGATCGAATTGAATTTTCGCCGATGGATGCAACACGAACCGGAGAAGAGTTTTTGTTTGAAGTGCTGGAAGCCGTTATTGCCGAGGGCGCAACCATCTTGAACATTCCCGATACAGTCGGATATGCGATGCCGGAGGAATATGGCAGGATGTTCCGCAGAGTTCGAGAAGGCGTTCGTGGTGGTGAGAATGTCGAATACAGTGCGCATTGCCATAATGATTTGGGGCTGGCGGTTGCCAATAGTCTGTCGGCGATTGCTGCCGGCGTTACCCATGTAGAGGTTACAGTCAACGGTGTTGGGGAAAGAGCGGGGAATTGCTCGCTGGAGGAACTGGTCATGGCTATTGAAACCCGCAAGGAAACCATGGGTGTGGAAACGGGCATTGTAACTCAGGAGATTTTCAACACTTCGCGAATGATCAGCAGAATCATGCATTTTCCAATCGCGTTTAACAAGCCCATTGTGGGACGTAATGCTTTTCAACACGAAGCGGGTATCCACCAAGACGGTTTACTGAAAAATCGAAACACCTACGAAATTATGGATCCCGAAAAACTGGGCATTCCCCGTTCCATGATCATTTTGGGCAAGCACTCCGGCCGACATGCATTGAAGCATAGGGTCACCCAGTTTGGCATAGATCTAAATACGGAAGAGCTTGAAGAACTGTACATTCGATTCAAGGCAAAGGCCGATGAGCAAAAGGTCGTAACCGATGATCAGCTTATGGAGCTTGTCGGGTCTACCGCAGATGGACAAAAAGAAGCTTACACCCTTGTTCAAATGCAAGTAGTGAGCAGCAGCGATCGCAGCAGGATGGCATCCGTAACGATCCGCAACAATCAAACCGGCGAGGAGCACATTTACTCCGCAACGGGGGATGGTCCGATAGAAGCAATTGTCAACAGCTTGAAGCAGGCCATTCCGATGCCAGTGGAATTCTCGGACATGGAGCTGCAATCTTTATCAACTGGGGAAAAAGCAACCGGTGAAGCAGAGGTCACCATCACCGTCAACGGACAAATGTATAAAAACTCCAGCATTGATCAAGATGTGCTGTTAGCTGTGGCTAAAGCCTTCGTGTCCGCATGCAACCAAGCCGTCAGAGTGCAAAAGACAGCCGTTCTTACAAAATCGGCAACCTCGTAA